One genomic window of Pelmatolapia mariae isolate MD_Pm_ZW linkage group LG5, Pm_UMD_F_2, whole genome shotgun sequence includes the following:
- the lhfpl5a gene encoding LHFPL tetraspan subfamily member 5 protein yields the protein MLPAQEAAKIYHTNYVRNARAMGVLWIVFTITFAVITVVVFIQPYWIGDSVNTPQAGYFGLFHYCIGNALTSELTCKGSALDFGSIPSGAFKTAMFFVGISMLLVVGSIVCLSLFFFCNAGSVYKICAWMQLASSTCMVIGCMIYPDGWDSDEVKRMCGQRTDKYTLGNCTVRWAYILAIISIMDSLILSFLAFSLGNRQDKLLPEDFQVEEKDNA from the exons ATGCTTCCTGCTCAGGAGGCAGCCAAAATCTACCACACCAACTATGTGCGTAACGCCCGAGCCATGGGGGTGCTCTGGATCGTTTTCACCATCACCTTCGCCgtcatcactgtggtggtgttcATCCAGCCCTACTGGATCGGCGACAGCGTCAACACACCGCAGGCCGGATACTTCGGCCTCTTCCACTACTGCATCGGGAACGCGCTCACCTCAGAGCTCACCTGCAAAGGGAGCGCGCTGGACTTTGGCTCCATCCCGTCCGGCGCCTTCAAGACGGCCATGTTCTTCGTGGGGATCTCCATGCTGCTGGTGGTGGGCAGCATCGTCTGCCTgagcctcttcttcttctgcaacGCGGGGAGCGTCTACAAGATCTGTGCCTGGATGCAGCTGGCTTCCA GTACGTGCATGGTGATCGGCTGCATGATATATCCTGACGGCTGGGACTCAGACGAGGTGAAGCGCATGTGCGGCCAGCGGACTGACAAGTACACACTGGGCAACTGCACAGTGCGCTGGGCCTACATCCTGGCCATCATCAGCATCATGGACTCCCTCATCCTCTCCTTTTTGGCCTTCAGCCTGGGCAATAGACAGGACAAGCTGCTGCCTGAAGACTTCCAGGTGGAGGAAAAAG ATAACGCATAG